A part of Spirochaetaceae bacterium genomic DNA contains:
- a CDS encoding toxin-antitoxin system HicB family antitoxin, with amino-acid sequence MPGVGPGVNAAIVWLNAYAYNITVRECVFEGEPLFEARVKELPDVREYAESAQEAYDLAIDTIETAAGMFAETGRPFPPPTSPQDEFSGRVTLRIPRSLHRALASAAEDEGVSLNQHLVTALTRLHASAGAKRHG; translated from the coding sequence ATGCCGGGGGTTGGACCGGGTGTCAACGCTGCCATCGTCTGGCTCAACGCGTATGCGTACAACATCACGGTGCGGGAGTGCGTCTTCGAAGGCGAACCACTGTTCGAGGCTCGCGTCAAGGAGCTGCCGGACGTTCGGGAATATGCGGAGTCCGCACAGGAAGCCTACGATCTGGCCATCGACACCATCGAGACGGCAGCCGGGATGTTTGCCGAGACCGGCCGGCCGTTCCCGCCCCCGACCAGCCCGCAGGATGAATTCAGCGGCCGCGTTACGCTGCGCATTCCCAGAAGCCTGCATCGTGCGCTGGCGAGCGCGGCCGAAGACGAGGGCGTGAGCCTCAACCAACACCTCGTCACGGCCCTGACCCGCCTACACGCGAGTGCCGGCGCCAAGCGGCACGGATAG
- a CDS encoding NAD-dependent epimerase/dehydratase family protein gives MPPVTGPTDGPVAVTGASGYIGSHVVKNLVEAGYAVRASVRDASRRDKTEFLLAMNDLGAGSVEIFAADLLQATGGAYDEVCAGCSAVFHVAADLGTDAAYGEGSAQRTYNAIMDGTRGVLESCRRAGTVKRVVYTSSCAAVWSGWRGGADPSGYEFTERDWGGHGTAEHLWNVETASYAKGKVDAEKYGYAWGEETGIDVVSNMPSHVLGPVLNRTQNNVWQKKIGQALSGQSGLDAAGNWIGLGFGPAIATLEGASPGFLWNVIDVRDIGQAQRLMATSSVATNGSRYILGATDESGELTARQMRAALSELYPDVAVGGDWQTPDTPDFWHAKCTRAIRELGLETHPVLDTLRATGDSLLECGAIELARK, from the coding sequence ATGCCACCTGTCACGGGACCCACGGACGGGCCGGTCGCCGTTACCGGCGCCTCCGGCTACATCGGATCGCACGTCGTCAAGAACCTGGTCGAGGCGGGCTACGCGGTGCGCGCCAGCGTGCGCGACGCCAGCCGCCGGGACAAGACAGAGTTCCTCCTGGCCATGAACGACCTTGGCGCGGGCAGCGTCGAGATCTTCGCGGCCGACCTGCTGCAGGCCACCGGCGGCGCCTACGACGAGGTGTGTGCCGGCTGCTCGGCGGTGTTTCACGTCGCCGCCGACCTGGGCACCGACGCCGCGTACGGAGAAGGCAGCGCGCAACGCACCTACAACGCCATCATGGACGGCACCAGGGGCGTGCTGGAGTCGTGTCGCAGGGCCGGCACCGTCAAGCGGGTGGTGTACACCTCGTCGTGCGCGGCGGTATGGAGTGGCTGGCGGGGTGGAGCCGACCCCAGCGGCTACGAGTTCACCGAGCGGGACTGGGGCGGCCACGGCACCGCCGAGCACCTGTGGAACGTCGAGACGGCCTCCTACGCCAAGGGCAAGGTGGATGCCGAGAAGTATGGCTATGCCTGGGGCGAGGAGACCGGCATCGACGTGGTCTCCAACATGCCCAGCCACGTGCTCGGTCCGGTGCTCAACAGGACACAGAACAATGTGTGGCAGAAGAAGATCGGCCAGGCGCTGTCCGGGCAAAGCGGGCTGGACGCCGCCGGGAACTGGATCGGCCTCGGCTTCGGGCCGGCCATCGCGACGCTGGAGGGCGCGTCGCCCGGCTTCCTGTGGAACGTGATCGACGTGCGCGACATCGGCCAGGCGCAGCGCCTGATGGCAACCAGCAGCGTCGCCACCAACGGATCCCGATACATCCTGGGCGCCACCGACGAGTCCGGCGAGCTCACCGCGCGGCAGATGCGCGCTGCGCTCAGCGAGCTGTATCCCGATGTCGCGGTGGGCGGCGACTGGCAGACGCCGGACACGCCGGACTTCTGGCACGCCAAGTGCACCAGGGCCATTCGCGAATTGGGGCTGGAGACCCACCCCGTGCTGGACACGCTCCGGGCCACCGGTGACTCGCTGCTGGAGTGCGGCGCCATCGAGCTGGCCAGGAAATAG
- a CDS encoding HEPN domain-containing protein: MSNGERGRKLLAASREHLAEMEGALRRGSWNIAVRRAQEVVELALKAVLTYLCIDYPKVHDAAELFVATLAARQMPLSEVEAADVHAVSARLAERRAPAFYFEYDEEPAGARGAAADARRIQRLCARIAADIERAAAARQEQAGGDREPSAGAAD; encoded by the coding sequence ATGAGCAACGGCGAGCGCGGCCGCAAACTGCTGGCGGCGTCGCGCGAGCACCTCGCGGAGATGGAGGGCGCGCTGCGCCGCGGTTCGTGGAACATCGCGGTGCGCCGCGCGCAGGAAGTCGTGGAGCTGGCACTGAAGGCGGTGCTCACCTACCTGTGCATCGACTATCCGAAGGTGCACGACGCCGCCGAACTGTTCGTGGCTACGCTTGCCGCCCGGCAGATGCCCCTGAGCGAGGTGGAAGCGGCCGACGTGCACGCCGTCTCCGCGCGATTGGCCGAGCGACGCGCGCCGGCGTTCTACTTCGAGTACGACGAAGAGCCGGCCGGCGCTCGCGGGGCGGCGGCCGACGCGCGCCGCATCCAGCGCCTGTGCGCCCGCATCGCCGCGGATATCGAACGGGCGGCTGCCGCACGGCAGGAGCAGGCCGGCGGTGACCGGGAGCCGTCCGCCGGCGCAGCCGATTAG
- a CDS encoding nucleotidyltransferase domain-containing protein, with translation MEASSERCGTGRRSGYAEVKPLTDCLLARLGAELDERLVAVALYGSVARGEARAESDIDLFLVYRGDGERVADSFVEVELALRAAPLTAELQARGVPTNPMPVFRSEAALVDTPWLLLDVSHHGIVLFDPRQVLHAKLAALRRRLAELGSRRIELADGSWYWDLKPDLRPGEMIEL, from the coding sequence ATGGAAGCATCTTCAGAGAGATGCGGCACGGGGCGCAGGTCCGGCTATGCTGAGGTCAAGCCGCTCACCGACTGTTTGCTCGCCAGGTTGGGCGCCGAGCTGGATGAGCGACTGGTCGCGGTCGCGCTCTACGGGTCGGTGGCTCGCGGTGAGGCGCGAGCGGAGAGCGACATCGACCTGTTCCTGGTGTATCGGGGCGACGGCGAGCGCGTCGCGGACAGCTTCGTCGAAGTGGAGTTGGCGCTGCGTGCTGCGCCGCTCACGGCGGAGTTGCAGGCGCGTGGCGTGCCCACCAACCCGATGCCGGTGTTCCGGTCGGAAGCAGCGCTGGTCGACACCCCGTGGCTGCTGCTGGACGTCTCTCACCACGGCATCGTTCTGTTCGATCCGCGTCAAGTGCTGCACGCCAAGCTGGCGGCGCTCCGGAGGCGGCTCGCCGAGTTGGGGTCGCGGCGCATCGAGTTGGCCGACGGCTCGTGGTACTGGGATCTCAAGCCCGACCTGCGCCCCGGAGAGATGATCGAGTTGTGA
- a CDS encoding sterol desaturase family protein: MEYADLPGRDARGNWKPVARIELPAFPRWPFRLAPFLTWLFGFPGFLWPYKAVIFGLTAVTWFFLTPPLETMATLRPGWIALILLRNVALIAVWYSIFHVRLHVQRAQGLRYKFNNRWLAEKSRAFFLGGQTADNVFYSIVSGGGIWTAYEVVTLWAYANGLLPFMAFRTSPVAFVLLFLAIPFFRAAHFYVVHRLMHWKPLYKAAHYVHHRNVNVGPWSGISMHPIESLIYFSYMFVHLIVPSHPLHAIFHLQYAGLTPALGHTGFSKMELGHEKAALAHGSYFHYLHHRYFECNYASDEDMFLDKLFGSMHDGTAEAHAKMRARAQTRIRARKAAAEAPLG, encoded by the coding sequence ATGGAGTACGCAGACCTCCCGGGTAGGGACGCCCGGGGCAACTGGAAGCCGGTAGCGCGCATCGAGTTGCCCGCGTTCCCACGCTGGCCGTTCAGGCTCGCCCCCTTCCTCACGTGGCTGTTCGGGTTTCCCGGCTTCTTGTGGCCCTACAAGGCGGTGATCTTCGGCCTGACCGCGGTGACCTGGTTCTTCCTGACGCCGCCCCTGGAGACGATGGCGACGCTGCGGCCGGGCTGGATCGCGCTGATCCTGCTACGGAATGTCGCCCTGATTGCCGTGTGGTACAGCATCTTTCACGTGCGCCTGCACGTCCAGCGCGCCCAGGGACTGCGCTACAAGTTCAACAACCGTTGGCTCGCCGAGAAAAGCCGGGCCTTCTTCCTCGGCGGCCAGACGGCCGACAACGTCTTCTACAGCATCGTCAGCGGCGGCGGGATCTGGACGGCGTATGAGGTGGTTACCCTGTGGGCGTACGCCAACGGCCTGCTTCCCTTCATGGCGTTCCGTACCAGCCCGGTCGCATTCGTGCTGCTGTTCCTTGCGATCCCGTTCTTCCGCGCCGCCCATTTCTACGTAGTCCACCGGCTGATGCACTGGAAGCCGTTGTACAAGGCCGCCCACTACGTCCACCACCGCAACGTCAACGTGGGCCCGTGGTCGGGCATCTCGATGCACCCCATCGAGAGCCTGATCTACTTCAGCTACATGTTCGTGCACTTGATCGTCCCGTCGCATCCGCTGCATGCGATCTTCCACCTGCAGTACGCCGGCCTGACGCCGGCGCTGGGACACACCGGCTTTTCGAAGATGGAGCTCGGTCACGAGAAGGCCGCGCTGGCCCACGGCAGCTACTTTCACTACCTGCACCACCGCTACTTCGAGTGCAACTACGCCTCCGACGAGGACATGTTCCTGGACAAGCTGTTCGGCAGCATGCACGACGGCACGGCCGAGGCGCACGCCAAGATGCGCGCCCGCGCGCAGACGCGAATACGCGCGCGGAAGGCGGCGGCCGAGGCGCCGCTTGGCTGA
- a CDS encoding toxin-antitoxin system HicB family antitoxin, with protein MKRLNAYAYNITVRECVFEGEPLFEARVKELPDVREYAESAQEAYDLAIDTIETAAGMFAETGRPFPPPTSPQDEFSGRVTLRIPRSLHRALASAAEDEGVSLNQHLVTALTRLHASAGAKRHG; from the coding sequence ATGAAGAGGCTCAACGCGTATGCGTACAACATCACGGTGCGGGAGTGCGTGTTCGAAGGCGAACCACTGTTCGAGGCTCGCGTCAAGGAGCTGCCGGACGTTCGGGAATATGCGGAGTCCGCACAGGAAGCCTACGATCTGGCCATCGACACCATCGAGACGGCAGCCGGGATGTTTGCCGAGACCGGCCGGCCGTTCCCGCCCCCGACCAGCCCGCAGGATGAATTCAGCGGCCGCGTTACGCTGCGCATTCCCAGAAGCCTGCATCGTGCGCTGGCGAGCGCGGCCGAAGACGAGGGCGTGAGCCTCAACCAACACCTCGTCACGGCCCTGACCCGCCTACACGCGAGTGCGGGCGCCAAGCGGCACGGATAG
- a CDS encoding ABC transporter permease, translating into MGDVSQITPAGAEPATGAAAPGHAGARRFFARLLREQPLGTAGGIVILLLVLVSIFADSLAPYRFEEIHLRDRLQAPSAAYLLGTDHVGRDLLSRLIHGARLSLSVGLAATALTVVVAVLIGGTTGFIGGRLDLVTQRFVDAWMAFPGLLLLLTIMSIAGRGMLQIIIVLGVSGGIPASRVVRGAVLGVKENVYFQAAQAIGSSRRRSLLRHVLPNIAAPIIIIFSINVGGVIMSEAALSFLGFGLPPDIPSWGGMLSREGRQYMEMAPHLALWPGLCLTVVVYSLNMFGDAVRDLLDPRLRGRLGRYGADAAAPQS; encoded by the coding sequence GTGGGTGACGTATCACAGATCACTCCGGCCGGCGCCGAGCCGGCCACCGGGGCGGCTGCGCCCGGGCACGCGGGAGCGCGGCGTTTCTTCGCCCGGCTGCTCCGTGAACAGCCGTTGGGCACCGCCGGCGGCATCGTCATCCTGCTCCTGGTGCTGGTGAGCATCTTCGCCGATTCGCTGGCGCCCTACCGCTTCGAGGAGATCCACCTGCGCGACCGCCTGCAGGCCCCCTCGGCCGCGTACCTGCTGGGCACCGACCACGTCGGGCGCGACCTGCTGAGCCGCCTCATCCACGGGGCGCGGCTGTCGCTGTCGGTGGGGCTGGCCGCCACCGCCCTCACCGTCGTGGTGGCGGTGCTGATCGGCGGTACCACCGGCTTCATCGGCGGCCGGCTGGACCTGGTGACGCAGCGCTTCGTCGACGCCTGGATGGCGTTCCCGGGGCTGCTGCTGCTGCTCACCATCATGTCGATTGCCGGCCGTGGCATGCTGCAGATCATCATCGTGCTCGGGGTGTCGGGCGGCATCCCCGCCTCGCGGGTGGTGCGCGGCGCGGTGCTGGGGGTCAAGGAGAACGTCTACTTCCAGGCGGCGCAGGCGATCGGCAGCTCGCGCCGGCGCTCGCTGCTGCGCCACGTGCTGCCCAACATCGCGGCGCCGATCATCATCATCTTCAGCATCAACGTCGGCGGGGTGATCATGTCGGAGGCGGCGCTGAGCTTCCTGGGCTTCGGACTGCCGCCGGACATACCGAGCTGGGGCGGCATGCTGAGCCGCGAGGGTCGGCAGTACATGGAGATGGCGCCGCACCTGGCGCTGTGGCCGGGACTGTGCCTGACCGTGGTCGTCTACAGCCTCAACATGTTCGGCGACGCGGTGCGCGACCTGCTCGACCCCCGCCTGCGCGGCCGCCTCGGCCGCTACGGCGCCGACGCCGCGGCCCCGCAGAGTTGA
- a CDS encoding ABC transporter permease subunit → MPMPPGRSENIFNLPGLGGLMLDALNERDYPVVSAVNLFFATVVAAVNLLTDLLYASLDPRIRYE, encoded by the coding sequence ATGCCGATGCCGCCAGGCAGGTCTGAGAACATCTTCAACCTGCCGGGGCTCGGAGGGCTGATGCTGGACGCGCTCAACGAGCGCGACTACCCGGTGGTGTCGGCGGTGAACCTGTTCTTCGCCACGGTGGTGGCGGCGGTCAACCTGCTGACCGACCTGCTGTACGCGTCGCTGGACCCGCGGATCCGCTACGAATGA
- a CDS encoding ABC transporter permease: MSRLIVGARLSIVVGLAASALTVVVAALIGGISGFLGGRLDLAVQRFVDAWMAFPGLLMLLTVMSIAGRGVLQIILVLGIAGGIGTSRVVRAAVIGIKENDYFLAAPAIGSGGAATLVRHVVPNIMPVMIIIFSISIGGVIMSEASLSFLGFGLPIGVPSWGGLLSREGRKFMEVAPMLAVWPGLCLTIVVYCSNMFGDAVRDLLDPRLRGGGGRLDADAARQV, encoded by the coding sequence TTGAGCCGCCTCATCGTAGGGGCTCGTCTTTCCATAGTTGTCGGCCTGGCGGCGAGCGCTCTCACGGTCGTGGTCGCTGCCCTGATCGGCGGCATTTCAGGATTCCTTGGTGGGAGACTGGACCTGGCTGTGCAGAGATTCGTCGATGCCTGGATGGCTTTCCCGGGGCTGCTGATGTTGTTGACCGTGATGTCGATAGCGGGACGCGGTGTGTTGCAGATAATACTGGTCCTGGGGATAGCGGGAGGAATCGGCACCTCGAGAGTAGTCAGGGCGGCGGTCATCGGCATCAAGGAGAATGACTACTTTCTGGCCGCCCCCGCGATCGGCAGCGGCGGCGCCGCGACACTGGTGCGCCACGTCGTGCCCAATATCATGCCGGTCATGATCATCATATTCAGCATCAGCATCGGCGGGGTGATCATGAGTGAGGCCAGCTTGAGCTTCCTGGGGTTCGGGCTGCCGATCGGCGTGCCGAGCTGGGGAGGTCTGCTCAGCCGGGAAGGGCGCAAGTTCATGGAGGTGGCGCCCATGCTGGCGGTCTGGCCGGGCCTGTGCCTGACGATTGTCGTGTACTGTTCGAACATGTTCGGCGACGCGGTGCGCGACCTGCTCGACCCGCGGCTGCGCGGCGGCGGCGGACGCCTCGATGCCGATGCCGCCAGGCAGGTCTGA
- a CDS encoding ATP-binding protein, with product MKTTEQRLFTPGDGATPPALTGREREEAVLTRCLGDLLSGRAPPHNVVLTGPRGTGKTVLLNWFERTCRDHVSDVDVLKLTPDDIPTRDALIEVLAPTPKLAKLLPRKLGVATVGSVEWAPPAGGMRNLRDELTARCRRKPLATLVDEAHTLDLVVGRALLNASQKVRADAPFLLVLAGTPGLAAHLGAMNASFWSRLGEGRLGIGLLSDAAARAALVEPLAAHDEGIDADALATVVDDSQCYPYFIQLWGEALWERHLTTGATQLTIAHATAARPGVTARITDYYEDRYLELDRSGWLAVAERVADRFHSTPTLTYEQLKSAVAAGLAANADPQQVHAALTALQRLGFVWRPPGQLPPVRYEPGIPSLMAYVLDHAAPTHGEALPGTR from the coding sequence ATGAAGACAACGGAGCAGCGCTTGTTCACTCCCGGCGACGGCGCAACGCCGCCAGCCCTCACCGGACGCGAGCGGGAGGAGGCGGTGCTGACGCGGTGCCTGGGCGACCTGCTCAGTGGCCGGGCACCACCGCACAACGTTGTCCTGACCGGGCCGCGCGGTACCGGCAAGACGGTGCTGCTCAACTGGTTCGAGCGCACCTGCCGCGACCACGTATCGGACGTCGACGTGCTGAAACTGACCCCGGACGATATTCCGACCCGGGACGCGCTGATCGAGGTTCTGGCGCCGACGCCCAAGTTAGCGAAGCTGCTGCCCCGCAAGCTGGGCGTGGCAACGGTGGGCTCGGTCGAGTGGGCGCCGCCCGCCGGGGGCATGCGCAACCTGCGGGATGAGTTGACCGCCCGGTGCCGCAGGAAGCCGCTGGCGACGCTGGTCGATGAGGCGCACACACTCGACCTGGTGGTGGGAAGAGCGCTGCTCAACGCCAGTCAAAAGGTGCGTGCCGACGCGCCGTTTCTGCTGGTGCTGGCGGGCACGCCAGGGTTGGCTGCGCATCTCGGCGCCATGAATGCGTCCTTCTGGAGCCGCTTGGGAGAGGGGCGCCTGGGCATCGGCCTGCTGAGCGACGCGGCCGCCCGCGCCGCCCTGGTCGAGCCGCTGGCCGCCCACGACGAGGGCATCGACGCCGACGCCCTCGCCACGGTGGTCGACGACAGCCAGTGCTATCCCTACTTTATCCAACTCTGGGGCGAGGCCCTGTGGGAGCGGCATCTGACTACCGGCGCGACCCAACTCACCATCGCCCACGCAACTGCCGCGCGGCCCGGCGTGACCGCCAGGATCACCGACTACTACGAGGATCGATACCTGGAGTTGGATCGATCCGGCTGGCTGGCCGTTGCCGAGCGCGTGGCCGACCGCTTTCACTCCACGCCGACGCTGACCTACGAGCAGTTGAAGTCCGCGGTCGCCGCCGGTCTCGCTGCGAACGCGGACCCGCAGCAGGTGCATGCAGCCCTGACCGCCCTGCAACGCCTGGGTTTCGTCTGGCGCCCGCCCGGCCAGCTTCCGCCGGTCCGCTACGAGCCCGGCATTCCCTCGCTCATGGCCTACGTACTCGACCATGCCGCACCGACGCATGGAGAAGCACTTCCCGGAACCAGATAG
- a CDS encoding Txe/YoeB family addiction module toxin produces MFTRQARKDARKVAASGLRTNVERLLQVLREDPWRSPPPFEKLIGDLTGACSRRINIQHRLVYQVLERERVVKVLRMWTHYE; encoded by the coding sequence GTGTTCACCAGGCAAGCCCGAAAGGACGCACGGAAGGTGGCTGCGTCCGGGCTCCGTACGAACGTGGAGCGCCTCCTTCAGGTGCTCCGTGAGGATCCCTGGCGCAGCCCGCCACCGTTCGAGAAACTGATTGGCGATCTGACCGGAGCGTGTTCGCGTCGGATCAACATCCAGCACCGCCTCGTGTACCAGGTCCTTGAACGCGAGCGCGTCGTCAAGGTGCTCCGAATGTGGACGCACTACGAGTGA
- a CDS encoding type II toxin-antitoxin system Phd/YefM family antitoxin has protein sequence MATLNVTNARKNLYRLIDEVNESHVPVTITGKERSAVLVSEEDWNAIQETLYLSAIPGMTDSIRKGLETPVEECDAEPGW, from the coding sequence ATGGCGACCTTGAATGTCACCAATGCACGGAAGAACCTGTACCGGCTCATCGATGAAGTGAATGAATCGCATGTTCCGGTCACGATAACGGGAAAAGAGCGGTCGGCGGTCCTGGTGAGCGAAGAAGACTGGAATGCAATACAGGAGACGCTGTACCTGTCCGCCATCCCCGGCATGACCGATTCGATACGGAAGGGACTCGAAACTCCCGTGGAGGAGTGCGACGCAGAGCCTGGGTGGTGA
- a CDS encoding DUF3368 domain-containing protein, translating to MTVVADASPLIFLGKIRRLDLIHRVLGDDVAVPQQVRDEVLAGPLDRAESDELHRFLAAVRMERVDSPRGFAVGMSRADNAAMTLAVRLEADLLLADDRTVRRLATVEGIRPLGTVGVLLLALRRRLVDRAEVRRLVDDLVRSHGFRIGVELYAAVMREIDRP from the coding sequence TTGACCGTCGTCGCCGATGCAAGTCCGCTGATATTTCTGGGCAAGATCCGGCGCCTTGACCTGATTCACCGCGTCCTGGGAGACGATGTCGCGGTGCCGCAACAGGTTCGAGACGAGGTGTTGGCGGGTCCGCTCGACCGGGCCGAGTCCGATGAACTGCATCGGTTTCTGGCGGCGGTACGCATGGAACGCGTCGACAGCCCGCGCGGCTTTGCCGTCGGCATGAGCCGCGCCGACAATGCGGCCATGACGCTGGCCGTCCGACTCGAAGCGGACCTGCTGCTCGCCGACGACCGGACCGTTCGCCGCCTGGCCACGGTGGAAGGAATTCGACCGCTCGGCACCGTTGGCGTATTGCTGCTGGCGCTGCGGCGGAGACTGGTCGACCGGGCCGAGGTGCGCCGGCTGGTCGACGACCTCGTGCGCTCCCATGGCTTTCGCATCGGGGTAGAACTGTATGCGGCGGTGATGCGCGAGATCGACAGGCCGTAG
- a CDS encoding UPF0175 family protein has product MQTVTVSLRLPESEVSRLESTAQAMGVDRSTLLRWAVRRGTSALLLERACHEYRRGEVTLSRAAEIAGLSLRDLILRLRDQDLVLNYGPEDLAADLQPL; this is encoded by the coding sequence GTGCAAACGGTAACCGTATCGCTGCGACTGCCGGAGTCCGAGGTGTCTCGCCTGGAGAGCACCGCGCAGGCTATGGGTGTCGACCGCTCCACCCTGTTGCGGTGGGCGGTTCGACGAGGTACCAGCGCGCTCCTGCTCGAACGTGCTTGCCACGAGTACCGGCGCGGGGAAGTAACCCTCTCGCGTGCCGCCGAGATTGCCGGCCTGAGCCTCCGTGACCTGATTCTCCGTTTGCGCGATCAGGACTTGGTGTTGAACTACGGTCCGGAGGACTTGGCGGCGGACCTGCAGCCGCTTTGA
- a CDS encoding ABC transporter permease, translating into MAGRVPSGRAPDERGAERAAAGSATKRVERRLFLGGLPRRFIKEQPLGAFGGVVLLALVLVSIFAPYLAGHDPNQMTLADRLQGPSGEYPLGTDQLGRDFLSRLIYGARISLFVGLAATTLHVVVAVLIGGTAGFIGGKLDLLVQRFVDAWMSFPGLLLLLTIMSIAGQGLLQIIVILGVSSGITNSRVVRGAVIGIKENDYFQAAQAIGERTFATLLRHVLPNIMAPIIVIFSITIGGIIVAEASLSFLGFGLPPGVPSWGGMLSREGRQYMEMAPRLAIWPGLCLTIVVYSINMFGDALRDLLDPRLRGSV; encoded by the coding sequence ATGGCCGGGCGAGTGCCGTCCGGGCGAGCGCCGGACGAACGAGGAGCCGAACGGGCAGCCGCCGGTTCGGCGACAAAGCGAGTGGAGCGCCGGTTGTTCCTGGGCGGGTTGCCGCGACGATTCATCAAGGAGCAGCCCCTGGGTGCGTTCGGGGGCGTGGTGCTGCTGGCGCTGGTCCTGGTCAGCATCTTCGCACCGTACCTGGCAGGGCACGATCCCAACCAGATGACGCTGGCCGACCGGCTGCAAGGCCCGTCGGGCGAGTATCCGCTCGGCACCGACCAGCTCGGGCGCGACTTTCTGAGCCGCCTGATCTACGGGGCGCGCATCTCGCTGTTCGTCGGCCTGGCGGCGACCACGTTGCACGTGGTGGTCGCGGTGCTGATCGGCGGCACCGCGGGGTTCATCGGTGGCAAGCTGGACCTCCTGGTGCAGCGGTTCGTGGACGCCTGGATGTCGTTCCCGGGCCTGCTGCTGTTGCTCACCATCATGTCGATCGCCGGGCAGGGGCTGCTGCAGATCATAGTGATTCTGGGGGTATCGTCCGGCATCACCAACTCGCGGGTGGTGCGCGGCGCGGTGATCGGCATCAAGGAGAACGACTACTTCCAGGCCGCGCAGGCCATTGGCGAGCGCACCTTCGCGACCCTGCTGCGGCACGTGCTGCCCAACATCATGGCGCCGATCATCGTGATCTTCTCGATCACCATCGGCGGCATCATCGTGGCGGAGGCGTCGTTGAGCTTCCTGGGGTTCGGGCTGCCGCCCGGGGTGCCGAGCTGGGGCGGGATGCTGAGCCGGGAGGGCCGCCAGTACATGGAGATGGCGCCGCGGCTGGCGATCTGGCCGGGCCTGTGCCTGACCATCGTCGTGTACAGCATCAACATGTTCGGCGACGCGCTGCGCGACCTGCTCGACCCCCGCCTGCGCGGCAGCGTCTGA
- a CDS encoding ABC transporter permease gives MASFMDPDIDREKLERMLGLDRPIYVQYGRWLGDIFLHGTLGNSLLGDWRVEEKILARLPATVQLGVMAIVIGLLIGLPVGIYSAMRRNTAADYVGRSVAIIGLATPNFWLATLILTFPAIWWAWSPPLTLVPFRDDPLGSIGVFIVPSLILGTYLAAATMRMTRTMMLEVLRQDYVRTAWSKGLQEQVVIVRHAIKNALIPVVTLIGLQMPILIGGSVIMESIFSLPGLGRLMLDALNDRDYPVVSGVNLTFAASVMAINLVVDLIYAVLDPRVGYR, from the coding sequence ATGGCGAGTTTCATGGATCCCGATATAGACCGTGAAAAGCTGGAGCGGATGTTGGGACTGGACCGGCCGATCTACGTGCAGTATGGACGCTGGCTGGGGGATATCTTCCTGCACGGCACGCTGGGCAATTCCCTCCTGGGCGACTGGCGGGTCGAGGAGAAGATACTCGCCAGGTTACCGGCAACCGTCCAACTGGGAGTGATGGCGATCGTGATCGGGTTGCTGATCGGGCTGCCGGTCGGCATCTACTCCGCGATGCGCCGCAATACGGCCGCCGACTACGTCGGTCGGTCGGTCGCCATCATCGGCCTGGCCACCCCCAACTTCTGGCTGGCGACCCTGATTCTGACCTTCCCTGCCATCTGGTGGGCGTGGTCGCCACCGTTGACGCTGGTGCCGTTCCGCGACGATCCGCTGGGCAGCATCGGCGTGTTCATCGTGCCGAGCCTGATTCTGGGCACCTACCTGGCCGCGGCCACGATGCGGATGACGCGCACCATGATGCTGGAGGTACTCCGGCAGGACTACGTCAGGACCGCCTGGTCCAAGGGTCTGCAGGAGCAGGTCGTGATCGTCAGACACGCGATCAAGAACGCCCTGATCCCGGTGGTGACGCTGATCGGCCTGCAGATGCCGATCCTGATCGGCGGCTCGGTGATCATGGAGAGCATCTTCAGTCTGCCGGGGCTCGGCCGCCTCATGCTGGACGCGCTCAACGACCGCGACTACCCGGTGGTCTCCGGCGTAAACTTGACGTTCGCGGCCTCGGTGATGGCAATCAACCTGGTGGTCGACCTGATCTACGCCGTTCTGGATCCGCGGGTCGGGTACCGCTGA
- a CDS encoding ATP-binding protein produces MKTTEQRLFTPGDGATPPALTGREREEAVLTRCLGELLGGRAPPHNVVLTGPRGTGKTVLLNWSSAPAAIT; encoded by the coding sequence ATGAAGACAACAGAGCAGCGCCTGTTCACTCCCGGCGACGGCGCCACGCCGCCAGCCCTCACCGGACGCGAGCGGGAGGAGGCGGTGCTGACGCGGTGCCTGGGCGAACTGCTCGGCGGCCGGGCGCCACCGCACAACGTCGTCCTGACCGGGCCGCGCGGTACCGGCAAGACGGTGCTGCTCAACTGGTCGAGCGCGCCTGCCGCGATTACGTAG